The region TTGGTTGTGCAGCCAGCCGAGGAAATGACGTAAGAGTTGGGCAGCGTCTTGGGCAGCTCCGCCATAATCTCGTTGAAGCCGGCGCAGCGGCCTGCTTGATCGGCATGCACCAGCTCGCCGGCGAGCAGCGGTACTTCTTCAGGCTTGAGATGCAAGTCCTCAATCAGGTGATCGTAAACGTCTTTCACCTTGTTCGGCCACTCTTTGTCACCTGCGTTCGATTCCCCCTGGTGGAGCAGGATGCCTTTGATCACGCCATCGTTCTGCGCCAATTTGGCCATGTCCACGAGGTATTGATAAGGGTTTCCGTCGTAGCCCTGGACGATATTCTTCATCCACTCCCGTTCCGAATCGAGATAAGTCTGAAAACTGTCTTTCTCGAACAGCTCGATCTTGCAGCCGGGAACCGAAACCTTGATGACGCCGACGCGCACGTTTTCCGGCAGCGTGGCGACCAGCGTGCGGCCAAAATAATCGACCATGCAGATGCCACGGCCCTTGGCCGACAACGGCGGCACAGCGTCGTACCACTTGCCCTTTTCCCAGCCCCGGTCGGAGGAGTCGAAGTCCGCCATCACTTGAAAACGCTTGTCAACCTCCCGGTCCGCCTCGTTCATGGGCCCCCCGCTCTCCAGATTGGACTGCCCAAAGCAGAGGTAGATGTGGAAATTCGGATCCGGATCGGCCGAGGCACCGATCGGGAAGGAAAGCAACGCTGCCAGCCAGAGCAGAATCCGTTTCATCTTCATAGCAATGCTCGGAAATG is a window of Planctomycetia bacterium DNA encoding:
- a CDS encoding sialate O-acetylesterase — its product is MKMKRILLWLAALLSFPIGASADPDPNFHIYLCFGQSNLESGGPMNEADREVDKRFQVMADFDSSDRGWEKGKWYDAVPPLSAKGRGICMVDYFGRTLVATLPENVRVGVIKVSVPGCKIELFEKDSFQTYLDSEREWMKNIVQGYDGNPYQYLVDMAKLAQNDGVIKGILLHQGESNAGDKEWPNKVKDVYDHLIEDLHLKPEEVPLLAGELVHADQAGRCAGFNEIMAELPKTLPNSYVISSAGCTTNDRLHFNSEGSREFGQRYGVRMLDVLGHKTVESK